The following proteins come from a genomic window of Methanocalculus alkaliphilus:
- a CDS encoding ARPP-1 family domain-containing protein, whose product MRIGEGIDHKRMEVFPLFSSQDSGFEYLTLSQALEQSRILITEVNKEGRVPELMVVNKDTIPVLLIDGEEITGAKQNRVLNTSILVPGMAELIIPVSCTEQGRWSYSGSSFSDSGIMMDCSIRAKKMASVGESMRHQESRASDQREIWDEISHRSMRADVSSPTGAMKDIFEARAPAMKEYLDAFPIRQGQQGIIISLDKRPAGMEFLSRPDAYTRIHEKLIRSYVMEALSEEKTPARPPRKPESPQDLLKRIAACKTESFAAVGLGTDIRLEGGDIIGSALLHKESVIHMACFTGHTGRSTPENERMAGYRTRRRSYGSRGEGPVLY is encoded by the coding sequence ATGCGGATCGGAGAGGGCATTGATCATAAGAGAATGGAGGTCTTCCCACTCTTCTCCTCCCAGGATAGCGGTTTTGAGTACCTCACGCTGAGCCAGGCCCTTGAGCAGAGCCGGATCCTCATCACCGAAGTGAACAAGGAGGGGAGAGTGCCTGAGCTCATGGTGGTGAACAAGGATACGATCCCTGTCCTGCTCATCGATGGCGAGGAGATTACCGGGGCCAAGCAGAACCGTGTGCTGAACACCAGCATCCTCGTCCCCGGGATGGCGGAGCTGATCATCCCGGTCAGCTGCACCGAGCAGGGTCGATGGTCGTACTCAGGCTCATCCTTCTCGGACTCCGGAATCATGATGGATTGTTCAATCCGGGCAAAAAAGATGGCGTCGGTCGGGGAGTCCATGCGGCATCAGGAGAGCAGGGCATCGGACCAGCGTGAGATCTGGGATGAGATCTCCCATCGATCAATGAGGGCAGATGTCTCGTCGCCGACCGGGGCTATGAAGGATATCTTCGAGGCCAGGGCCCCGGCAATGAAGGAATACCTTGATGCCTTCCCAATCCGGCAGGGACAGCAGGGGATTATCATCTCCCTAGACAAACGGCCGGCAGGAATGGAGTTCCTCTCCCGCCCGGATGCCTACACCCGCATCCACGAGAAGCTGATCCGAAGTTACGTCATGGAGGCATTGAGCGAAGAAAAAACACCAGCGCGACCGCCCCGGAAGCCGGAGAGTCCGCAGGATCTCCTCAAACGGATCGCGGCATGTAAAACGGAGTCATTCGCTGCCGTGGGGCTGGGTACCGATATCCGTCTCGAAGGGGGAGATATCATCGGTTCTGCACTTCTCCATAAGGAGAGCGTCATCCATATGGCATGCTTCACCGGCCACACCGGGCGTTCTACCCCGGAGAATGAGCGGATGGCGGGATACCGCACCCGGCGGAGATCCTATGGCTCGCGGGGAGAGGGACCGGTGCTGTACTGA
- a CDS encoding LytS/YhcK type 5TM receptor domain-containing protein, which translates to MNGAILTQLNVLLQLICVIIVAAYLLTRSRIFPEILDGNPTIKTRIILILLFGGLSIYGSVSGIEFLGSVVNVRDLGPMVAGLLAGPWVGMGAGLIGAAYRLSMGGITIYACSISAVFAGLFGGLIWIYYKRKFAGTTIAVAFAILMEVFHMALTLLMVRPFDMALEIVSRVSIPMILANAAGMFVFAVMVKNIQNERKIQAERDELMLEMEQKVAEHSCADTLVQK; encoded by the coding sequence ATGAATGGAGCAATTCTCACCCAGCTCAATGTTCTCCTGCAGCTCATCTGTGTCATCATCGTTGCCGCATATCTCCTGACACGGAGCAGGATATTCCCGGAGATCCTGGATGGAAATCCGACGATAAAAACCCGGATAATCCTTATCCTCCTCTTTGGCGGCCTCTCCATCTATGGATCAGTCAGCGGAATCGAGTTCCTCGGATCGGTTGTGAATGTCCGCGATCTTGGACCGATGGTCGCGGGCCTGCTTGCGGGTCCCTGGGTTGGGATGGGCGCAGGGCTGATCGGGGCCGCTTATCGTCTGAGTATGGGAGGTATCACCATCTATGCCTGCTCTATTTCAGCGGTCTTTGCCGGGCTCTTTGGTGGACTTATATGGATATACTATAAGAGGAAGTTTGCGGGCACAACGATTGCCGTCGCATTTGCCATTCTGATGGAGGTGTTCCATATGGCACTCACACTTCTGATGGTCAGACCATTTGATATGGCACTTGAAATTGTCAGCAGAGTATCTATTCCGATGATCCTTGCTAATGCCGCCGGGATGTTCGTCTTTGCTGTTATGGTTAAAAATATTCAGAACGAGCGAAAGATTCAGGCAGAACGTGATGAGCTTATGCTGGAGATGGAGCAGAAAGTGGCCGAACATTCCTGTGCCGATACGCTTGTGCAGAAATAA